TCGGCGCTGGGCTATCGCACGCCAAATCAAATGGCAGAAACCTATAACTTAACCACGAGGACTCTCTTAGAAAAGGCTTGCTAAATGGGGAGCATTACATCTGGTACCCTTTGGGCAGATCGGGATAGAAATAATTTTTCCGCGCGAACAGCGACTGACTTTTGACATCGCCGCCCACCGCCAGAATCATCATAATGGCGTAATCGACCGCTTTCTGATTGAGCACCGGCAACGCCCCCGGCAGACCCAGACAAACCGGGCAGGTGAGGCTGTTCGGCGGGGCGCCATAGGCAACTTTGCAGCCGCAGAATATTTTGGAGGCGGTATTCAATTGGGCATGCACCTCAAGCCCGATATTCACCTCAAAACCATCTATTGTTTTCGCATTAGCCATCATCATTATTCATTTTTGCATTCACATTTTTCAAGAAAATCAATAACAACCGCATTGAATTGATCGGGCGCCTCCATATTTACCATATGCCCCGCCTCTTTGATAATCTCAAGCTTTGCATGTTCTATCAAGCCGGAAAGCTGCTCGGCCAGTGGCCTGAAAAATATATCTCGCTGACCAACAACGACCAGGGTCGGAATTCTTAACCTATTACAAAGACTGATATCATCTCGCTTTATATATTTACCTTTCATCGGGTCGAGCCAGGGTGCCCCGCCGAAATCATTCATCATCTCTTCCATTTCTTTCCGAAGATGCGTATGTTTCCTGTCATAATATGACAGAATCGACTCCATATATTGCCGTTTTGCTTCCACCACCCCTTTCTCCCTGGCCGGAGCCGCAAAATCGCGAAATCTTTTTGGGGGCCGCCATCCGGCGGCAACTGTCGCGGCCAGGGTCAGCGAGAGAAGCTTTTCCTGATGATCGATGGCATAAGCCATTGCATCGCCGCCACCCATGGAAAATCCAAGCAAATGAAACCGATCAAAGCCAAGATGCCTCACCAGATTTTCAAGATCACTGGTTCTATCCTCGCGGGCATAATTGGTCGAAGGAGCATCCGACAAGCCATGTCCCCGGGCATCCGAAATTATCACCGTATATTTTTCTGTAAAAGATTCAATTTGATACCGCCACATTCGCCGATCAAGCGAGAAACCATGCAACAGAACCAGCGGCTCTCCGCTTCCCGACATCTCATAGTAAATGCGAATATTTTCCGAGTTAAAGTATGGCATTTATTCTCCGGTCATCCTTTCAATACATCGCCCGATCTGAAACAGCGACAGCTCATCAAACATGCCCGCCATAAGCTGAATCCCGACCGGACGCCCATCATTGACTTTTCCATACGGAATAGATATGGCCGGAATACCGGCCAGATTGGCCGGCACCGTGAAAATATCCGAAAGATACATATCCAGCGGATTATGTATCTTCTCCCCTATTTTGAAAGCAGCCGTCGGTGTTGTCGGAGTAAGGATCAAATCGACCTCATTAAAAGCTTCGGCAAAATCATTCCTTATCAGATTCCTTAACTGAGTAGCGCGGTTATAATACGCCTCACAACAACCGGCCGACAGAACATAGGTCCCCAGAATAATCCGCCGTTTGACTTCCCGCCCGAATCCCTCACTTCTGGTCCGGCACATCATTTCACCCGGCTCATCATCATTAATACGCAACCCATATCGGGCACCATCATACCGGGCAAGATTGGATGAAGCTTCGGCGTTGGCAATCACATGATAAGTCGCAATGGCCAGGTTGATATGCGGCAGATCGATTTCGACAAGCTGATGCCCGTCATCAATTAATCTTGAAACGACCTGTTCGAATATATTTTCGATCTCCCTGTCGATTCCCTCTTTAAAAAATGACCGCGGCAAGCCGATCCGGAATTTTATGTCAACATCCAGATTGCCTGTTATGCCGGAGTAATCATGTTTTGCGGAAGTGGCGTCATTCTCATCGAACCCGGCAATAACCGAAAAGAGCGCCGCAAGATCATCTATATTGCGAGCCATCGGCCCGATTTGATCCATCGATGACGCAAAGGCCACCAGCCCATAACGCGAGACTGCCCCATAGGTCGGTTTCAGGCCATAAATACCACAAAATGCCGCCGGCTGACGGATCGAGCCGCCGGTGTCGGAGCCGAGCGCGACCGGAACCATGCCGGCCGCTACCGCTGCCGCCGAACCGCCCGATGAGCCGCCCGGTACCAGATTCTCGCCATGCGGATTAAGCGTCGGGCCGAAATAGGAAGTCTCGTTGGAGGAACCCATCGCGAATTCATCCATATTGGCCTTACCGACAATAACGGCGCCGGCATCGACAAGCCGTTCGATACAGGTGGCATTAAAGGGTGGGATAAAATTTTCGAGAATTTTTGAGGCACAGGTGGTCGGATAATCGGTCAAACAGATATTATCTTTGATGGCGATCGGAACACCTGCAAGAAAGCCGGGGTTTTCACCCCGGCTGATTTTGCGGTCAATCTGTTCGGCCTGCTTCAGGGCGAGACTTTCGGTCGCCGTGATAAAGGCATTCAGCTTATGATTTTTTTCCTCGACAGCGGACAGCGCGGCGCGACATAGCTCAACGGCAGAAAATCTTTTCTTCTGCAATCCGTCGGTTATGTCTTTAGCAGCCGCTTGTCCATAGTCAGGCATCATAAAAATGACAGATACTTGTCTAACTCATAATCGGTTACGCTGGCCCGATAGCCGTCCCACTCGACTTTTTTGTTGGCGATCAGGGCATCGAAAATATGATCGCCCAGTGTTTCACGAAGAAGCTTCGAATCCTTCATGGCCTTGATAGCGTTCTCCAGCGAATCGGGCAAGGCATCGATATTGAGCGCCTGGCGCTCTTTTTTGGTCATTGTGAAAATATTCTGCTCGATCGGATCGGGCAATTCATACTTGTTTTCAACACCGGCCAGTCCGGCGGCCAGCATTACTGCAAAGGCCAGGTACGGGTTGCAGGCCGGGTCGGGCGAGCGCAGTTCGATGCGCGTCGATTCGGCGTGCCCCGATTTGAACATCGGCACCCGGATCAGACTGGAGCGGTTGCGCGTTCCCCATGAAATATAAACCGGGGCTTCATAGCCGACCACCAGTCGCTTATAGGAGTTGACCCACTGGTTGAGTATCAGGGCCATTTCCTTGACATGCTTAAGGATACCGGCCGTGAAATAACGTGCAAACTCGGACAGATTATATGGGTTTTTGCCGTCATAGAATATGTTGCGCCCTTCTTCGAATACCGACATATGGACATGCATACCGGAACCATTTTCGCCAAAAATCGGCTTGGGCATGAAGGAAGCGTGCACGTCGTTCTGCATGGCGACTTCCTTGACAACATACTTGTAAATCTGCACAAAATCGGCCATCACCAGCGCTTCCTGGTATTTCAGGTCTATTTCCTGCTGACTGGGGGCGACTTCATGATGCGAGCATTCCACCGGCACACCCATAAACTCCAGCGCGGCGCTGGTGTATTTACGCAGCTGCGTGCCCAGATCGGCCGGCCCGAAATCGAAATAACCCGAACGGTCTATCGGCTCGGCCTCGGTTTCACTGGCAAAATAGAAATATTCCAGCTCCGGCCCGGTATAGAAAATACGTTTCTTCTTTTCCAGCTTGCTTAGTACCCGCCGCAACACCCAGCGCGGGTCGCCTTCATACGGAGTGCCGTCCGGGTTCTGAATATCGCAGAACATCATAGCTGTTTTCTGGCCGCCGTTTTCCCACGGCATAATCCGGAATGTCCGCAAATCGGGCACGGCGATCAGGTCAGATTCCTCTATCCGCACAAAACCCTCAATCGAGGAGCCATCGAATCCCTGCCCGCGTTCAAGCACCGCTTCAACTTCCGAATTAGTAATCGCAATACCTTTCAACCGTCCCAGAATGTCGGTAAAATTCAGTCTGACATAGTGAACTTCGGAATCACTGATAATCCTTAAAATATCCTCTTTGGACTTGGTCACCGCAGCGCCCTCCAATTAAATTTTGAAAGAGGCAATTTATAAATTATAACCCCCAACGCAATTTAAAAACAAGAAAACAATTAAACGGATTTTTGGGGATTATATTTGATTAAATCTTCATTATTGCGAAGAATTATCAAAACCGGCAAAAAACACCTAAGGCACTTGGAGAAAATAGATTATCTTTACGGGTCGCTATAAACAGATGATGTCATTCCCGCCCGTCCCGGCGGATTAACTCTGGCGAGAATTCCCTTGCCTATCATAACCGCCCATTTGTCATTTCCGCGAAGGCGGAAATCCACTTTCCGATGTTTCGGCAGGTCCCGGTAGGGCAGAACCCGAAATCCCGCCAATGTGGGATGCAGTGGTTCTGCCAACACTTCCGACAACATCTATTTTTGTGGGCGGCCCGCCGCGGCGATGCCCCATCTGCCCCATCCACAAAACAGGAGAATTATATATAATCCGATAAATTATCGACACCATTGCGAAGACTGTGTGTATAAAATATATCAATATAATGAAAATCATCTCAAGAGTCCGTTGTTGTCAATTTGGAGGGAAATAATGAAAATTAAGTTGTTTCTGTCTCTTTTGTTTTTTATCTGTCCAATTGCCATTGGCCAGATCAATCAGACAATTGTTTTTGATACTACAAGGTATCCGGCTTCAGGTTCTGATAAAGAACATTGGGATTTTGTGGGTACATTTGCGTTTAATTCTCTTCCCCAACCCTTGAAAAAGACTCTTGTCAATTTCGAATTGGAGGCAATTCGCGATGATGCAACGGATTGGCAAATAAGACTGTTAAATCATAACAATGTCGCAAGGATGCTCAGCGATACTTTATTCAATTGGCCGGGTCCACATAAACGCGGCGACAAATATTCTGGTTATATAGAGTTTATCCCTCTAATGTCTGATAAGTGGACAATGGTCCTGACAAACAATTGTACAGGAAAAGTGCCCATCCCAGAAATGATGATTTATCATGGTATTTCCTTTCAATGGTGTCTAAACGAGGATGGCGAATTACTATATCTGGATCAAATTGATTCGTGCCCATGGTGCTCCATTGCTAAAGCTGTCTTTATAACCCCTGACACATTACATATAATGCAATTTACTTATTTACGAGGTTCAGAATTATGTGATTATGACATATTTGTTACACCAATTCCGCATATTGATGACACTTCGACCATCATTTATGTCCTTCATGCAAATTCACTTGTCACTCCGTATTATGATATTGCGATTGGAACAAGTAGCGCTGATATTTCATACGAGCCATGTAATATAAATTATGTAATGTACCCTGGGGATAGTCTCATTATTCCAATAAAATTCATCCCCAGACTAGCGCAGCAAATTTGCAGCATCAATCTCGATTTTAATGACCGCTCATCTAATAGCGACCGAAAATATGAACACCAAAGCATTATCTGCGGTTTTATTTTTGACAATGATGGCAACCTGCGTTATTGCGGCGGTAGTAATTTTGGCCACGTTCCGGAAGATAAATATCCCAAGCTTCCCTATCCGGAATGGTATCTTCAATATGATCGCAAGGATACCTCCGTTTATCTGAACAGGTGTGAGCATTGAGACCTGGGTGGCAACCGAATCTCCTGATAATTTTATATGGCACTTATTGGTATTATTTATGTATAAATAATATCGCTCAATGAAGATCTTTTTGAAGAAATTGGCCTGATTAACACTAAAGACTGACTCATGCGAACTAATATTGCTTTATTTGTCTTTCTTTTTATTTGTTCAATGACCTTTGGGCAGATCAATCAGACAATTGTCTTTGATACAACAATCTATCACTTTTCACCGCCTCCGCGATGGGCTTATGTCGGCACTTTTGAGTTCCAGTCTCTTCCTCAGCCATTAAAAACTACGAGAGTGAATTTTGAACTTGAGGCGGTTCGTGAAGATATTAATCAGGTTGAGGTCAGTAATTGGCAAATAAGGCTTTTAAATCATGATAATGTCGCAAGGGTGATAGGTGATACTTTGTTCAACTGGCCCGGTCCGCATAAACGCGGTGACAGATATTCCGGTTCTTTTGAATTCATTCCTCTGATGGCCGGCAGGTGGACAATGGTCCTGGCTAACAACTGTATCGGAAAAGTCCCTGTCCCGGATATGATGCTCAACCGGGGAATTTCCTTTCAATGGTGTATAGATGAAAATGGCGAGTTGCAATATTTAAACCAACTTGATATGGGCCCATCTTGTTCAGTATCTAGGGCTGTCTTCATAACGCCAGACACATTGCATTTCCCGCAATTTTCTGATAGACGGGGCTTGGAATTATGTGATTATGATATGATTATTACCCCCATTCCTCATATCGATGACACCTCCACCATTATCTTTAATCTTCATGCGAATTCACATATTACTCCTCAATATGATATTGCGATAGGAACAAACAGTACAGATATATCTTTTGAATCAAAGAATATTAATTTTAATATACCGGCGGGGGATAATCTCGTCATCCCGGTAAAGTTTGTGCCGAGACTTGCGCGAGAGAGATGTAGTATAAACCTTGTTTTCAATGACCGCTCTTTGAACAGCGAGAGAAAATATCAACGCCAGAGCATTGCATGCGGATTTATATTTGACGACGATGGCAAGCTTCGCTATTGTGGTGGGAATAATTTCGGCCACGTTTCAAAAGAGAAATATCCCAGACTTCCCTATCAGGACTGGCATCCCAAATTCGATCCCAAAGACACAACCGTTATTCTGCATAGATATGAGTGAGCGCAGGTCGCGGTTCCGGGTGCATGAGCGCGGGCGAATAAGCGAGAAACCTGACATTTCCGTAAAAATCTCAGGCATCCCGTAATGTTATCGGCGCCTTCTCAAACCAATTGGGCCGACTCGGCAAACAATAAAACCGTTAAGAAACCGAGGCTACTTTATTGCCGATATGGTCATAAACTTTCTTCAGTTCCTTTTTAGGGCTGAACTCGACAAAGGCAGTATCTTCCTTCACCCAGACCGTATGCCCGGCGGGCCAGTAGAACATCTCACCCGCTTTACATACTTCTTCGTCACCATTGGAGTAACGGACGTGGATAGCTCCTTCAAGCATATAACCCCAATGCGGGCACTGGCATTTATCACCCTGAAGTCCCTCGAGCAGAGGGGTGGCATCCGCGCCGGCTGCCAGTTTGACATAGGCCACCGCCATATCGTCCCATTCGGATACGCGAAATGTGGCGACAGGTAATTTCAGAGCGACCGGTATTTCCTCTTTTTTTAATTTCATGGCATTATTTTCCTTTTGCTGAGGTTTTCAACGCGAAGGCGCATAATACAAATCTGCAACCTTCTCGATTTACAGTAATATGCAATCATGGGCCCGACGAATTAATTTCTCAAAGCAGACCCATCATCGTGGATATGTTACGTCCACTATGTTGAAGTTGTTTGGGCGAATTACGAAATACAGCAGAATAAAATATCATGACTTGTAAAATGATCGATACTAATCGCCGGTGTCCCGTTTGACCCACGCTTTGACCGAAATAATGCGCTGGCCCTCGGTCCGCTCGACTTCCAGCAGGATATCCTTCCAGCGCAGGACGGTCCCGGCGGTCGGCACCGAGCCGACCAGATCATAGATCAACCCGCCGACCGTTTCGAATTCGCCGAGGTCATAGTCGAGATCGAACTCTTCGGCCAGCTTCTCGATGGCCAGACCGGGATCGACGCGGATAGAATTGTCGGACAGGCGGATAATGGCTTCATTTTCGAAATCATGTTCGTCCTGAATCTCGCCGACGATCTCTTCGAGAATGTCCTCCAGCGTAACCAATCCGGCCGTGCCGCCGAATTCATCGACAACAATCGCGATATGCACCTTGTTGGCCTTGAACTCGGCCAGGAGATCACTGATTTTCTTTTTCTCCGAGACAAAGTGCGGCTCGCGCATGTAATTGGTGATATCGAATGTGGCGGTGCCGTTCGTGAAACCGGTAAAGAGATCCTTGACATAGAGGATACCGATGATGTTGTCGATGGTGTCGTCATAAACCGGATAGCGCGAGTAGCCGACATCGCGGGTCAGTGACCGGATATCATCGATACCGGTTTTTCGGTCGATGCCTTTAATATTCACGCGCGGCACCATCACCTCGCGCACTTCGGTGACATCGAGCTGAAATATCTGGCCGATCATCTCTTTTTCGTCTTCCTCGATCATCGACTCGGAGACACCGGCCTGGTCGGCGAGGGTTTCGAGGGCCCGTTCGATAATATCTTCCTTCTGTTCGTCGGGAATCTTCTGATTCTTGTCATGAACAAAAATTTGGCCGTAAATCATGACGATCGGTTTGAAGAGAATATATATGCCGACATAAAGCGGCAAATATTTGACGATTTGCCGGTCACCCAGCCGGAGCACCCGGCGCCGCGGCAGGATTTCGAAGAATATCAAATAAAGCGCCCAGACCGTAACCAGGACAGCGGCATAAGTGACACTGACACGAAAATTAAACGTGTCTATGAAATAGTCGGCGGCGAGGATCGCCAGAAAGGTCAGCAAAAGGAGCGCCAATGACTTAAAGACAATGATCAACTGGATAGAAATTCGCGGCGACTCGAGAATCTCGGTCAGATGTTTTTTGCGAAAGTCGGACAATCGTTCGGCAACATGTTCGATGCGTTCCGGTTCGATATAGGCCACCGATGAGTACAAGGCAAGGACATAACCGATGTAAAAGATCAGACCCGCCATGAGGATATAAGCCGCAATAATCATCGGCTCATCCTCCCCAGATAATATTTCTCTGTCGCCTGCATAAGTTCGGCATCGCGCTTTTTCATGTGGTCGTAGCCAAGCAGGTGCAGGAATCCATGACAGCAAAGATGCTGAATTTCGTCCCGGAAACTGACGCCGTCGTCGTCGGCATTTCGGGCGGCGGTGTCGGTGGAAATATAGATTTCGCCGAACACGGCATCCTCCCCCGGCTCATCATCGATATTGAATGACAGAACATCGGTCGCCCCCTTCTTCCCGCGAAAGTCCCGGTTGAGGACGGCCATGCGGCGGTCGCGGATGAAGACGAGATTGACCGTACTGTCCGGGGGTTCCTCGTCTTCTTCGATCATTTCGATCAATTTTATGATCGACTTGCGGGGAATGCGGCGGTTCGATTCTGATATGATATTTATCTGCATTACTTTTTCTCATCCTTGTCGGGATACTCGATGCGGTGGTGGAAGGCGCCGATAAGGACCTGCGTGAATGATTCACGAATCATGGCCAGATCCTTCAACGTCAGCGGACATTCCTCGAGTTCACCCGATTGAAAACGGTCATTTATAATATTTTGCACCAGGTTCCTGATTCGTGCCGGTTTGGGATCGGTCAGGGTCCGGCTGGCGGCCTCGACCGAATCGGCCAGCATCACGATGGCGGTTTCTCTTGTCTGTGGTTTCGGGCCGGGATAACGGAATTCATCTTCGGGCGGATTAGCTACCCCCATTTCTTTGGCTTTATTATAAAAATAGGTCATAATCATCGTCCCATGATGTTCCTCGATAAAATTGAGGACCTCATCGGGAATGTCGGCCTCTTCCCCGATCTGTCTTCCCTTCTTCAGGTGCGAGACCAAAACAATGGCCGACATGGTCGGCGTAAGACTTTCATGTTTCGATTTTATACCCAGCTGGTTTTCGACGAAATATTCGGGGATTTCCATTTTCCCGATATCATGGTAATACGCGCCGACCCTGGCCAACAGCGGGTTGGCATCGATAGCCTTGGCGGCCGCCTCGACCAGGTTGCCGATCTGGAACGAATGATGAAATGTCCCTGGTGCTTCCAGAGCGAGCCGTTTGAGAAGCGGATTATTAAGGTCGGACAACTCAAGCAGAGTGATATTAGTGGTGAAACCGAATAGTGATTCGAATACGGGCAATATACCCATGGCCAGAAGCGGCGACAGGACGGCATTGGCCCAGCCGAAGCCAAGCAGGTTAAGTAATTTTTCTCCCTGCACCACCTTAAAGGATTCAAGGATAAAGATCATGGCCGTGTACGTGAGCAACAGATAAAGTACCGCTTTGAAGAAATCGGAGCGATGGCGGACCTTCTGAATGGAATAGCAGGATACCAGGCCGACGATAACGGCGATCAATGATATCGAAAAATTGAACCGCTGTAATATTCCGAGAAGCAGCGCCAGAATAAAGATATTAAAGGTGCCGACCTCGGCATCGAAGAGGACGGTTATCAAAATGGCGAATATGGCCACCGGATACAGATAGATGGACAAGTCCCACCTCAGGCCGATAAAGTATATCAGGATCAGCTCCAGACCATAAACGAAGAACAGGGCCAGCAATTTGGGGTTGGACATATAGATTTTCTGCTGGAAATAGTAAAGGTAGAGATATAGAGCGAGGAAACAGGCGATGATAAGCAGAAATCGTACAACCGCGGGAATCAAGGGCGTCAGCCAGTTTTTCTCTTCGGACAAAGCTTTTTCCTGACGATACATCTCCTCCAGAATTTTTTCCTGT
This genomic interval from candidate division Zixibacteria bacterium HGW-Zixibacteria-1 contains the following:
- a CDS encoding glutamine synthetase, yielding MTKSKEDILRIISDSEVHYVRLNFTDILGRLKGIAITNSEVEAVLERGQGFDGSSIEGFVRIEESDLIAVPDLRTFRIMPWENGGQKTAMMFCDIQNPDGTPYEGDPRWVLRRVLSKLEKKKRIFYTGPELEYFYFASETEAEPIDRSGYFDFGPADLGTQLRKYTSAALEFMGVPVECSHHEVAPSQQEIDLKYQEALVMADFVQIYKYVVKEVAMQNDVHASFMPKPIFGENGSGMHVHMSVFEEGRNIFYDGKNPYNLSEFARYFTAGILKHVKEMALILNQWVNSYKRLVVGYEAPVYISWGTRNRSSLIRVPMFKSGHAESTRIELRSPDPACNPYLAFAVMLAAGLAGVENKYELPDPIEQNIFTMTKKERQALNIDALPDSLENAIKAMKDSKLLRETLGDHIFDALIANKKVEWDGYRASVTDYELDKYLSFL
- the gatA gene encoding Asp-tRNA(Asn)/Glu-tRNA(Gln) amidotransferase GatCAB subunit A (allows the formation of correctly charged Asn-tRNA(Asn) or Gln-tRNA(Gln) through the transamidation of misacylated Asp-tRNA(Asn) or Glu-tRNA(Gln) in organisms which lack either or both of asparaginyl-tRNA or glutaminyl-tRNA synthetases; reaction takes place in the presence of glutamine and ATP through an activated phospho-Asp-tRNA(Asn) or phospho-Glu-tRNA), which produces MPDYGQAAAKDITDGLQKKRFSAVELCRAALSAVEEKNHKLNAFITATESLALKQAEQIDRKISRGENPGFLAGVPIAIKDNICLTDYPTTCASKILENFIPPFNATCIERLVDAGAVIVGKANMDEFAMGSSNETSYFGPTLNPHGENLVPGGSSGGSAAAVAAGMVPVALGSDTGGSIRQPAAFCGIYGLKPTYGAVSRYGLVAFASSMDQIGPMARNIDDLAALFSVIAGFDENDATSAKHDYSGITGNLDVDIKFRIGLPRSFFKEGIDREIENIFEQVVSRLIDDGHQLVEIDLPHINLAIATYHVIANAEASSNLARYDGARYGLRINDDEPGEMMCRTRSEGFGREVKRRIILGTYVLSAGCCEAYYNRATQLRNLIRNDFAEAFNEVDLILTPTTPTAAFKIGEKIHNPLDMYLSDIFTVPANLAGIPAISIPYGKVNDGRPVGIQLMAGMFDELSLFQIGRCIERMTGE
- the ybeY gene encoding rRNA maturation RNase YbeY, whose protein sequence is MQINIISESNRRIPRKSIIKLIEMIEEDEEPPDSTVNLVFIRDRRMAVLNRDFRGKKGATDVLSFNIDDEPGEDAVFGEIYISTDTAARNADDDGVSFRDEIQHLCCHGFLHLLGYDHMKKRDAELMQATEKYYLGRMSR